One Hermetia illucens chromosome 4, iHerIll2.2.curated.20191125, whole genome shotgun sequence DNA segment encodes these proteins:
- the LOC119654170 gene encoding uncharacterized protein LOC119654170, whose amino-acid sequence MNDEAMMRKTTIRQRNSLLLFSILAFGFVNIASGQSNYASHANNVEYQGEGLPEEATLDGKVTKLDDLSPIIFLNRTKAVLNCGAGSMQVDLKFNERFYGIAYADFDRNSACQVLGKGDHSYRLELPLKGCGTKQDPQRVFTNNIVVRFHPGLEMDGDEIITIVCRYPPPVAPIPAGLPAPILNAVVPASVVEPPLKGIQILMIICAIMFLTLLLLGLGVSYYCLRRRPIPVVRRLPMSMGSGSEITKLSGSSLGNISAFEGLKIPRAHAPLAVVHSSSGSDGPLISDTIPSDYPSESHSEIEEIDTRSLPASSAGSYENRAFVQETSSLYSENYGHTQEFQAANAIAQASMVPRHPIAVKESSPQFDVQVRVKRAPPLPPSPMTSDTESVATSRHDRNNLSTIMESHEDRESVITMDSLPQDVAHSQFTYIPELHAAPKLDTPPEPGFARVERKEQTEVRHRWPVDFAEPPPVSETRSLVSLGTEMTDTHSVSEMLDTSHLYPMPYHTSVDIEQVIEPPIVVKKPQISSHTVDDVFLRTITEKKTIEDIESHKRRVTEYKAKPIPDPTWDVTIRNYPTEDQIQNRWENFSDISSASGMTLTPKMERASLSLPPAQYISESGEKLTSPELVGNMKPIEIPPQDRAVPNWDILIRVLENADMPEVDDTSSVHSSVYPLTRQLSYEDKTKWKEIITTQSTLRTMLSEAVVREDFERIRNDIRYERIFEPQTWDVLIRILAPPEDDVDGRVIRRNKNKKEAWDTRSRRSSLPTLYEYDSDGGSSVRTIRNDPMPSTSGGYQQHPRSRRTSRSSYRSDNVDMRSMSEMTVDFGRPDHFDNISEGSSIFPQRYYDEEGYEGRSVQRSLSHPSLARSASEFTEHWIAPEGSDMSSPDTTPRARRSQRVLTTFQSRPVQAPAPPTRNRRGSGSTQVVTQTQYVESRVSTFQTDDGDKRPREW is encoded by the exons GTTACGAAACTAGATGACTTAAGTCCGATCATATTCTTAAATCGAACGAAAGCTGTTTTGAATTGCGGAGCAGGTTCCATGCAG GTGGATTTGAAATTCAACGAACGATTTTATGGAATCGCATATGCAGACTTTGATCGAAATAGTGCCTGTCAAGTACTCGGCAAAGGAGACCACAGCTACCGTTTGGAATTACCACTCAAGGGATGTGGAACAAAACAG GATCCACAACGTGTTTTCACAAACAATATTGTTGTACGGTTTCATCCTGGTCTAGAAATGGACGGTGATGAGATtataactatagtatgtcgttaCCCTCCGCCGGTTGCACCAATTCCAGCTGGTTTACCTGCTCCTAT TTTGAACGCCGTAGTTCCTGCTTCCGTTGTCGAGCCTCCACTGAAAGGAATTCAAATTCTTATGATTATTTGCGCAATTATGTTCCTAACTTTACTTCTTCTTGGACTTGGAGTGTCGTACTATTGTTTGAGACGCCGGCCAATTCCGGTGGTACGTCGTCTGCCAATGTCCATGGGAAGTGGATCAGAAATCACCAAATTGAGCGGTAGTAGTTTAGGCAACATCTCTGCATTTGAAGGTCTGAAAATTCCGCGTGCGCATGCACCTTTGGCGGTTGTCCATAGTTCATCTGGAAGTGATGGCCCATTAATCTCAGACACTATTCCGTCAGATTATCCCAGTGAATCTCATTCAGAGATTGAAGAAATTGATACACG GTCATTGCCAGCTAGCTCAGCCGGAAGCTATGAAAACCGTGCGTTTGTTCAAGAAACTTCCAGCTTATATAGTGAAAACTATGGCCATACTCAAGAATTCCAGGCTGCAAACGCTATTGCTCAAGCTTCTATGGTTCCTCGCCATCCAATTGCTGTCAAAGAGAGTTCACCGCAATTCGATGTTCAAGTCCGCGTTAAACGGGCTCCGCCATTGCCACCATCTCCTATGACTTCAGATACAGAAAGTGTTGCTACCAGTCGTCATGATCGTAACAATCTTTCCACAATTATGGAAAGTCATGAAGATCGCGAGAGTGTTATTACAATGGATTCACTGCCACAGGATGTTGCTCACAGTCAGTTTACTTATATTCCAGAGTTACATGCTGCGCCTAAGCTAGATACTCCACCAGAGCCTGGTTTCGCTAGGGTTGAAAGGAAAGAACAGACTGAGGTG CGTCACCGCTGGCCAGTCGACTTCGCCGAGCCCCCACCAGTCAGTGAAACCCGCAGTCTTGTATCATTGGGCACCGAAATGACTGATACGCATTCAGTTAGCGAAATGTTGGATACATCGCATCTCTATCCAATGCCATACCATACCAGTGTTGACATTGAGCAAGTAATTGAGCCACCAATTGTTGTTAAGAAGCCACAAATTTCATCTCATACCgtggatgatgttttcttacgCACTATCACCGAGAAGAAAACGATTGAAGACATCGAGAGCCATAAACGCCGCGTCACTGAATATAAGGCGAAACCAATACCAGATCCTACATGGGACGTTACCATTCGCAATTACCCCACCGAGGATCAGATCCAGAACCGATGGGAGAACTTCTCAGACATCTCCAGTGCATCCGGAATGACACTTACTCCAAAAATGGAGCGCGCTTCACTAAGTTTACCACCAGCTCAATACATCAGCGAAAGCGGAGAGAAACTCACCAGTCCTGAACTCGTAGGAAATATGAAGCCAATTGAAATTCCACCACAGGATAGGGCTGTTCCTAACTGGGATATCTTGATTCGTGTTCTTGAGAACGCGGATATGCCTGAAGTTGACGACACAAGTTCAGTTCACTCTTCAGTGTACCCGCTAACTAGACAACTTAGCTACGAGGACAAGACAAAGTGGAAGGAAATCATAACCACGCAATCGACCTTGCGTACTATGCTTTCGGAAGCAGTTGTGCGAGAAGATTTTGAACGTATCCGCAACGACATCCGTTATGAACGTATCTTCGAACCACAAACCTGGGACGTACTGATTCGAATTTTAGCTCCACCAGAGGACGATGTCGATGGCCGCGTAATTCGTCGTAACAAAAATAAGAAGGAAGCATGGGATACTCGTTCTCGTCGCAGCTCGCTGCCAACTCTTTACGAATATGACAGTGATGGAGGTTCCAGCGTACGAACAATTCGTAATGATCCCATGCCAAGTACGAGCGGTGGCTACCAACAGCATCCGCGATCACGGCGTACTTCACGATCATCGTACCGATCTGACAATGTTGACATGCGGTCCATGTCTGAAATGACGGTTGATTTCGGTCGCCCCGATCACTTCGATAACATTTCAGAGGGTAGCTCAATCTTCCCTCAACGCTATTATGACGAAGAAGGGTATGAAGGCAGATCAGTACAACGATCGTTGAGTCATCCAAGTCTTGCAAGATCGGCTAGTGAGTTCACAGAACATTGGATCGCTCCTGAAGGATCAGACATGTCATCGCCCGATACTACACCACGTGCTCGACGATCACAGCGAGTTTTG ACAACATTCCAATCACGCCCCGTTCAGGCACCTGCTCCACCGACGCGGAATCGACGTGGAAGTGGTAGTACCCAGGTTGTCACCCAAACACAATATGTCGAATCGCGTGTAAGTACTTTCCAAACGGACGACGGGGATAAGAGGCCACGCGAATGGTGA